Proteins encoded in a region of the Triticum dicoccoides isolate Atlit2015 ecotype Zavitan chromosome 3A, WEW_v2.0, whole genome shotgun sequence genome:
- the LOC119267499 gene encoding peroxidase P7-like isoform X2, with protein sequence MGMLQARVVVLVLAAAAAAVVVVVDGQMSPAFYDASCPELQSVVRRGMAQAVQKEARMGASILRLFFHDCFVNGCDASVLLDDTANFTGEKNAGPNANSLRGYEVIDAIKAQVEASCKATVSCADIVALAARDAVSLLGGPSWTVQLGRRDGLSASQNAANANLPPPDARLPDLLARFSDKGLDARALTALSGAHTVGWARCTTFRTHIYNDTGNEAVDAAFATQIRAKACPSAGGDGNLAPLELRAPAAFDNGYFQDLVARRVLLRSDQELYGSGVGNGSTDALVRAYAANATLFAVDFAAAMVRMGNLALTGKNGEVRLNCRRVN encoded by the exons ATGGGGATGCTCCAGGCGCGCGTCGTCGTGCTTGttctcgcggcggcggcggcggccgttgtGGTCGTCGTCGACGGCCAGATGTCGCCGGCGTTCTACGACGCCTCGTGTCCGGAGCTGCAGTCCGTGGTGCGCCGCGGCATGGCGCAGGCCGTGCAGAAGGAGGCGCGCATGGGCGCGTccatcctccgcctcttcttccacgactgcttcgtcaAT GGGTGCGACGCCTCCGTCTTGCTGGACGACACGGCCAACTTCACGGGGGAGAAGAACGCCGGGCCGAACGCCAACTCGCTGCGCGGCTACGAGGTCATCGACGCCATCAAGGCGCAGGTCGAGGCTTCCTGCAAGGCCaccgtctcctgcgccgacatcgTCGCGCTCGCCGCCCGCGACGCCGTCAGCCTG CTCGGGGGGCCGAGCTGGACGGTGCAGCTGGGCCGGCGAGACGGGCTCTCGGCGAGCCAGAACGCGGCGAACGCCAACCTGCCGCCGCCGGACGCGAGGCTCCCCGACCTCCTCGCCAGGTTCAGCGACAAGGGCCTGGACGCGCGCGCCCTCACCGCGCTGTCCGGGGCGCACACCGTGGGCTGGGCACGCTGCACCACCTTCCGCACGCACATCTACAACGACACCGGTAACGAGGCCGTGGACGCCGCCTTCGCCACCCAGATACGCGCCAAGGCCTGCCCCTCCGCCGGCGGCGACGGGAACCTCGCGCCGCTCGAGCTGCGCGCCCCCGCCGCGTTCGACAACGGCTACTTCCAGGACCTCGTCGCCCGCCGCGTGCTCCTGCGCTCCGACCAGGAGCTCTACGGGAGCGGCGTCGGCAACGGCAGCACGGACGCGCTCGTGCGCGCCTACGCCGCCAACGCCACGCTCTTCGCGGTAGACTTCGCCGCCGCCATGGTGAGGATGGGCAACCTGGCGCTCACCGGGAAGAACGGCGAAGTCCGGCTAAACTGCCGGCGAGTGAACTGA
- the LOC119267499 gene encoding peroxidase P7-like isoform X1: MGMLQARVVVLVLAAAAAAVVVVVDGQMSPAFYDASCPELQSVVRRGMAQAVQKEARMGASILRLFFHDCFVNGCDASVLLDDTANFTGEKNAGPNANSLRGYEVIDAIKAQVEASCKATVSCADIVALAARDAVSLVGTRFSLSLFLASWPVALLTVAACVQLGGPSWTVQLGRRDGLSASQNAANANLPPPDARLPDLLARFSDKGLDARALTALSGAHTVGWARCTTFRTHIYNDTGNEAVDAAFATQIRAKACPSAGGDGNLAPLELRAPAAFDNGYFQDLVARRVLLRSDQELYGSGVGNGSTDALVRAYAANATLFAVDFAAAMVRMGNLALTGKNGEVRLNCRRVN, translated from the exons ATGGGGATGCTCCAGGCGCGCGTCGTCGTGCTTGttctcgcggcggcggcggcggccgttgtGGTCGTCGTCGACGGCCAGATGTCGCCGGCGTTCTACGACGCCTCGTGTCCGGAGCTGCAGTCCGTGGTGCGCCGCGGCATGGCGCAGGCCGTGCAGAAGGAGGCGCGCATGGGCGCGTccatcctccgcctcttcttccacgactgcttcgtcaAT GGGTGCGACGCCTCCGTCTTGCTGGACGACACGGCCAACTTCACGGGGGAGAAGAACGCCGGGCCGAACGCCAACTCGCTGCGCGGCTACGAGGTCATCGACGCCATCAAGGCGCAGGTCGAGGCTTCCTGCAAGGCCaccgtctcctgcgccgacatcgTCGCGCTCGCCGCCCGCGACGCCGTCAGCCTGGTCGGTACccgcttctccctctccctctttctGGCATCCTGGCCGGTGGCATTACTAACGGTGGCCGCGTGCGTGCAGCTCGGGGGGCCGAGCTGGACGGTGCAGCTGGGCCGGCGAGACGGGCTCTCGGCGAGCCAGAACGCGGCGAACGCCAACCTGCCGCCGCCGGACGCGAGGCTCCCCGACCTCCTCGCCAGGTTCAGCGACAAGGGCCTGGACGCGCGCGCCCTCACCGCGCTGTCCGGGGCGCACACCGTGGGCTGGGCACGCTGCACCACCTTCCGCACGCACATCTACAACGACACCGGTAACGAGGCCGTGGACGCCGCCTTCGCCACCCAGATACGCGCCAAGGCCTGCCCCTCCGCCGGCGGCGACGGGAACCTCGCGCCGCTCGAGCTGCGCGCCCCCGCCGCGTTCGACAACGGCTACTTCCAGGACCTCGTCGCCCGCCGCGTGCTCCTGCGCTCCGACCAGGAGCTCTACGGGAGCGGCGTCGGCAACGGCAGCACGGACGCGCTCGTGCGCGCCTACGCCGCCAACGCCACGCTCTTCGCGGTAGACTTCGCCGCCGCCATGGTGAGGATGGGCAACCTGGCGCTCACCGGGAAGAACGGCGAAGTCCGGCTAAACTGCCGGCGAGTGAACTGA